From the genome of Nicotiana sylvestris chromosome 1, ASM39365v2, whole genome shotgun sequence:
GCAAATCCAGACACGCCAAAGGGAGAAGTAAGATGGCTACCGCAGGCAGTGGAGGAAAGGAGGTACCGAAGATAGTATGGAACGAGAGAGTAGGAAGATTCGAGACGGAGGACAAGGAAGCCTTTTTGGAGTACGAGCTGAGAAACAAAGTGATCATGGACATTCTCCATACCTATGTCCCTCCTAGCAAGCGCGGATTAGGGCTCGCTTCTCATCTTTGTGTTGCCGCTTTTTCTCACGCCCAATCCCATTCCCTACACGTCATTCCCTCCTGTTCTTACGTCTCTGTGAGTCTCCTTTggtcttttatttattttgtttcctGGATTTTGCAAATTGTGCATTTTGCGTCCTGAGTTTATTAATTTCCATATGAATGTTGTCCTTTTATTTAATAATCTTTTTGATTCTTAAATTTCTTGCTCTGCTGATACCTACTTCAACTGTTAAAATTCAAGTAGATAGGTCTTTTTTTAATCTGTCTTTTGCTTTGTTAAACTATAGCCTATAAGCAAAAAATGGCACACCTAATTAATGGAAGGGGTACTGCTATACAAGTTACTCGTGTGTCCTACTATGCATATCAACTTCTCTTTAAGCTGTACagcttatatttttctttctaacATGTTCTTTGGTTTAGTTTCCAATATTATGTCATGCACTTATGTTTCCTGAAAATACAAGATGCAACTTTTTTTACCCGACGAGTTCTTTTTATCCATAATATTGCTTTTGACTGTTAGTTTTAGTTAAAAGCTATTGCTCTTTGTTAAAACTAGCTACAAAAAACTatgtttctctctctctctctgcttCCGCTTTCTAACCAAGACAGCCTGCAATAATTCAAGTTGATTTCTTCCTCCGATGCACCAGCTGATATTAGTTTGAGGTACAACCAAAGGTGACTGACAATTTTACTGCAGTTGCACATTAAAAGGAGGGACGAGGAAAAAAACTGATGTTTTGATGACCTTATGTCCTtataaattaaagaaatagaaAATCGTGTTTACTCTGCGACCTTATGTCCTTAGGTGTCATGGTTGATCATTTGTAGCTGTCTAAACTACTGAAAATGAACACAAGTTTACAGACCCTCAAAGAATCTCAAATGGTCTTCAAATGTCTCTCCATTTCGGATTTTGGAGATAGATCCATCCTCTTGTACCCAATACTCTGGGACCTTATGTCCTtataaattaaagaaatagaaGATTGTGTTTAAATTGGAGAGAAACCTTGACTAAAAAGATAGTCCTATTTTCCTGTAAAAGATCACAAGTGAGTGTCCTCTCATCCTCTTGCGCTAGTCAACATTCAAGCCAAAACTGATATTATTTGGCATCATATCCTGCATAGTTACCGACTATTTTATCATACAAACAACGCCAACAATTAAGAGCTTTAGGTGGAACAAGATCTATCTCAAATCTTGAAGGTCTTTCACCGACATGTTATCAAAGGAAAGAATTAACATAGATGCTTGCAACTCTTCTCATAAACATCTGAATTTGGCATCGGGAACTTATTTACAAGCTCATCCCCTTTGTCCCTCCTTATGATAAGATCTGCAACAATAGCAGTCATCTGAGCTCCAACCTGCTTGATTTCATTAAACTGCTTCCTTAATGATTCACAAACAAACACCAACGTATTGCAGTGGGTACAGTAATCTTAGAAGTGGTGCTCCTCACCACTTCCCTCCCCCTTTCCATGGATAAATAAAGGATGAGTCACCAGAACATAGTCCTGGCTTGAAGAATTAGTTGCCTGTGTCTTCTCATTCTGTAGATTTCAACAGAGAGATTGGTCGCTGTAGCTGTTAAATATCAAAGGTGAACTCTCCCACAGATCTTTGGTCTAGTGGTAAGAGCGCCACGTGTGAAGTGTGGATTAACCGCACATCACGAGTTCGAATCCTAGTCGGATACAaagcctggtatttaagtggagaagggtagtaGAGGGGCAAGCTCGTTATTCACTGAGGTTCAAACCATGTGGCATGCGCCAGCTGACACCTTGGGAACTCTTGGTTATCAAAAATCAATCATGAACTCTGCTGTGATCTTTTTGTATAGAATCCTAGTTGTAACTTTTCTTGGCATAATTTCAGTTCCAAGTTAAGAACCAGTTGCATGATATGGACTTGCTCTTATTTTAGTTGGTAATATTATTATTACAGTTACATTATCCTACTAAAAAATAACTAGGATTTACTTATTCATGTATGAATTTTGTTTAACTAGAAAATATGGCCTCCTTCCAAGTTCAAACCAAATAGTGATCTAAgttgttctttccttttctttttcttttttgataaagAGTGATCTAAGTTGCTCTTAACAATAATTTTTCAGTTCCTCCAGGCATAGTTGTATTTTCCATGGCTGGCTTCAGTATTTTATCATAGATTAGATTAGTATAAACAAAATCAAGGCGTTTCGGTCAGTGTCTCATTTAAAAGCTGCATTATTGCTGTAAGGCTGAACTAATGTATTGTTCCTCATGCAGGATACATTCCTTCCAAGGAACCCTTCTTGGAATTCTATTTTGCACAAAGAGGACCTGAAATCTCACATTTGAAGCAGCATGTTGTTTCTCTCTGAATTATTACCTCTTGCGCTTCTGCTTAATGGAGTCTTCATTGTGTGCGAATTGGTTGATGTAGGAGCAAAAGATCCAGCCCTTGTAAGCGTAGGCAAGCAAACTCACGCTGGGTTCTGTTGTACTATCTGTCTCGTATATGTACAGTATAGTAGAGTGTTTTGCTATAAATTGGATCCATTTCCTGCTTTCGATGAACCAATGGCAAAGCTCAGAGTTTATAATAACATACCTCTCAAGTACAACTCTGTGTTTTCACTCTCATAATTGATTGGATTTTGCTCCTCTAATTCTCCCTTGACTTCCAAGTATGTCTCTCTGTGCGCAATAGGCCCCTCGCTACTTTAATATAGGCATCTACCTATCTCTGTGTCTTTTGCTATTGGCAATGAGCAGTGAGCACTAAGTAAAAGCATTTTATGTTTAACGAAACAATAGCCGGGCTTTTGCTTACTATAAGTGGTGTGGCATGAAACAATCAGCTAAAGGACTGACCAGCTACATATCTCAACACAAATAAGTAAAATGAGACAAGAATaacaatatttaaaattattCAGAGGCAAAACTTTAAAATTTTATGCCCTCGTTTTGTTACTTTTTATTTTATACTTTCAAATGTTCTTTATAGTTTGAGATTACGGGCAATTGAACTAATAACGTTGTTTTGCTATCCTTAAAAGACCAAAAAAAAAGGATATGATTTCTATCCAACCAGATCAAATTGAAGTTATATAGGTCAAAATCGAAGAGAAAATTAAACTGTACCAAATTTAATTTAATATggtagtaatataatatttaggaaattgaatatagaaaataccaaattgaaataattaaaaaccgaaCCAATAGCACTAATTAAAGTGCAAGAACTCGTTCAATTTAATTTTGTTTACCAACTAAAACAATGAAACTGGGCTTGTTTGATACATTTGTGAAACTACGAGGACTTATTTGCTCTTTTATCGTAATTATTCCACCCCCTTCTCGTAGCCTGATTCTGATATGAAGTGGCTTGATTGACATTTGCCGCCGGTGACTCCAACCTGTCGGTGTTCTCCGGCGAAATCGACAGTCAACCTCCTCCATCTCCCTCTCTGTAAACAATGGATCAATCTTTTCTGCTGATGCTAACAAATCTTCTTCACCTTCAGAACCACCTTGACCCTACCACCTCTCTCCTCTCCGATTCCAGCTCCTCTTATTCTTCCTCCATCGCTTCACCCACCTCCCCTACTTCCCTCCTCACCTCCACCTCTGCCGCCCCTCTCCTCTTCTTCACCATCGCCTCTGTTCT
Proteins encoded in this window:
- the LOC104247134 gene encoding acetyltransferase At1g77540; translation: MATAGSGGKEVPKIVWNERVGRFETEDKEAFLEYELRNKVIMDILHTYVPPSKRGLGLASHLCVAAFSHAQSHSLHVIPSCSYVSDTFLPRNPSWNSILHKEDLKSHI